The proteins below come from a single Spiroplasma endosymbiont of Atherix ibis genomic window:
- a CDS encoding lipoprotein produces the protein MKKILGLLGAAGLVATTTTTVIACGSKASDITLSEKRVIKRIYS, from the coding sequence ATGAAAAAAATATTAGGATTATTAGGTGCAGCAGGTTTAGTTGCAACTACAACTACAACAGTTATTGCTTGTGGAAGTAAAGCAAGTGATATTACTTTAAGTGAAAAAAGAGTTATCAAAAGAATATACAGTTAA
- a CDS encoding 2-oxo acid dehydrogenase subunit E2 codes for MKKLSIKKNNEEEIFILTQENEPNVQDIETGAVVYDRYNQAVTPFSTGRDDIMDNLQKVQRMEKKDQSMNQENEQPKDKFAQMRANIKDSIKNAPQNKVMGDLTKEELLKMTNEDIKESDGSNLFSTNNLSGVSKFRQLVQARKEKLLEENDFRESQNENQLIDAMSKTDEKGRPLIMRNIIQARMDKLNAAGGDPNVLEQDIVATKDNAVLDNQRFKKTTNNINNIKDAEKIKQGYSQDNLFGMSYGSYIENDEDTIIDANDLSPYSGVIMPKKKPQQLVDEITHKPTKTYAESKLSNLYDTSKRWEIIKNRDERSLINQRRKVVEKGIQTDNPEFTKIINEIDIPKEFLREVPFQDPNTGAMVYIPYNQTPKGIEEFEVWLRATNLYTAYKEKQNVELTQETLNNIRVPFKRTHENVIENEELFQPNQYFEEKILEKTPKVIQKEIKTEINKKDDELVKASDKKVADETLDFLKEQIKDLQKTLKEQNQLNAATSKLNQQSHFNAGTDTFGQMMQYMLMQNMMQNMSQNQKKEPNREFNANDLKMIIKDEINLFANELKEKKRQEEERAQLEREIIERVERDLKEKWEFDKSEREKENIQDVNFEKDKPDNSVGYLQFESNDENKIIERTKINKNRNPAVKSMILSQNFIPPLTISTEIDMSAILKLKHILKQTQNNIKFTTISFIAKAISIALEEYPKLNSSYDAETNEVLIKKYHHIGLATETTEGLIIPVLKFVEKLSIKEVAIDIKEVTSRLRSGELYNYEADGSTITIANYGNIGAIQATPTIFYPNAAVVGVGKVVKKPVVVYNEKLAIKAIMNMSLTVDQRIIDASEAGQFLAKVKSILEKPEVFTVS; via the coding sequence TTGAAAAAATTAAGTATTAAAAAGAATAATGAAGAAGAAATATTTATTTTAACTCAAGAAAACGAACCCAATGTACAAGATATTGAAACAGGAGCTGTTGTATATGATAGATATAATCAAGCAGTAACACCTTTTTCAACAGGTAGAGATGATATTATGGATAATTTACAAAAAGTTCAAAGAATGGAGAAAAAAGATCAAAGTATGAATCAAGAAAATGAACAACCAAAAGATAAGTTTGCTCAAATGAGAGCTAATATAAAAGACTCAATTAAAAATGCTCCTCAAAATAAAGTTATGGGTGATTTAACAAAAGAAGAATTACTAAAAATGACAAATGAAGATATAAAAGAATCAGATGGAAGTAATTTGTTTTCAACAAATAATTTATCTGGAGTAAGTAAGTTTAGACAATTAGTTCAAGCAAGAAAAGAAAAACTTTTAGAAGAAAATGACTTTAGAGAATCTCAAAATGAAAATCAACTAATTGATGCAATGTCAAAAACTGATGAAAAAGGTAGACCGTTAATAATGAGAAATATTATTCAAGCAAGAATGGATAAATTAAATGCTGCTGGGGGAGATCCAAATGTTCTTGAACAAGATATAGTAGCAACAAAAGATAATGCTGTACTTGATAATCAAAGATTTAAAAAAACTACTAATAATATCAACAATATAAAAGATGCTGAGAAAATAAAACAAGGATATTCTCAAGATAATCTTTTTGGAATGTCATATGGTTCTTATATAGAAAATGATGAAGATACTATAATAGATGCTAATGATTTAAGTCCTTATAGTGGAGTTATTATGCCTAAAAAGAAACCTCAGCAATTAGTTGATGAAATTACTCATAAGCCAACTAAAACTTATGCAGAGTCAAAACTTTCAAATCTTTATGATACTTCAAAGAGATGAGAAATTATAAAAAATCGTGATGAAAGAAGTCTTATTAATCAAAGAAGAAAAGTAGTAGAAAAAGGAATTCAAACAGATAATCCAGAATTCACTAAAATAATTAATGAAATTGATATACCAAAAGAATTTTTAAGAGAAGTTCCTTTTCAAGATCCTAATACTGGAGCTATGGTTTATATTCCTTATAATCAAACACCTAAAGGAATAGAAGAATTTGAAGTTTGATTAAGAGCTACAAATTTATATACTGCATATAAAGAAAAACAAAATGTTGAATTAACTCAAGAAACTTTAAACAATATTCGTGTACCTTTTAAAAGAACTCATGAAAATGTAATTGAAAATGAAGAACTATTTCAACCAAATCAATATTTTGAAGAAAAAATATTGGAAAAAACACCAAAAGTTATTCAAAAAGAAATTAAAACAGAGATTAATAAAAAAGATGATGAACTTGTAAAAGCATCAGATAAGAAAGTTGCAGATGAAACTTTAGACTTTTTAAAAGAACAAATTAAAGATTTACAAAAAACTTTGAAAGAACAAAATCAATTAAATGCTGCAACTTCAAAATTAAATCAGCAATCACATTTTAATGCAGGAACTGATACATTTGGACAAATGATGCAATATATGTTAATGCAAAACATGATGCAAAATATGAGTCAAAATCAAAAAAAAGAACCAAATAGAGAGTTTAATGCTAATGATTTAAAAATGATAATTAAAGATGAAATAAACTTATTTGCAAATGAATTAAAAGAAAAAAAACGTCAAGAAGAAGAAAGAGCACAATTAGAAAGAGAAATAATAGAGAGAGTTGAAAGAGACTTAAAAGAAAAATGAGAATTTGATAAAAGTGAAAGAGAAAAAGAAAATATTCAAGATGTAAATTTTGAAAAAGACAAACCAGATAATTCTGTAGGTTATTTACAATTTGAATCTAATGATGAAAATAAAATTATTGAAAGAACTAAAATAAATAAAAATAGAAATCCAGCAGTTAAATCAATGATTTTAAGTCAAAATTTTATACCCCCACTTACAATATCAACTGAAATAGATATGAGTGCTATTTTAAAATTGAAACATATCTTAAAACAAACTCAAAATAATATAAAATTTACTACAATTTCATTTATTGCAAAAGCTATCTCTATTGCTCTTGAAGAATATCCAAAGTTAAACTCAAGTTATGATGCTGAAACAAATGAAGTATTAATTAAAAAATATCATCATATTGGTCTTGCAACAGAAACAACTGAAGGATTAATTATTCCTGTACTTAAATTTGTTGAAAAATTATCAATAAAAGAAGTTGCAATAGATATTAAAGAAGTAACTTCAAGACTTAGATCAGGAGAACTTTATAATTATGAAGCTGATGGAAGTACAATCACAATTGCTAATTATGGAAATATTGGAGCAATTCAAGCAACTCCAACAATTTTTTATCCAAATGCTGCAGTTGTTGGAGTAGGTAAAGTTGTTAAAAAACCAGTTGTAGTTTATAATGAAAAATTAGCTATTAAAGCAATAATGAATATGAGTTTAACAGTAGATCAAAGAATTATTGATGCTTCAGAAGCAGGTCAATTCCTTGCAAAAGTTAAATCAATTCTTGAAAAACCAGAAGTTTTTACTGTTTCTTAA
- a CDS encoding Pr6Pr family membrane protein: MKLNKDFEFSLKVMVLILLMSFLVLDFVLQIYSPKKTFEGLPTMERLNIYYSFFTTQSNYAVVLYLVAALFMKRIYNSKPVFGIELAMTVYITVTMLVFWFGLLASRDEMDSYYPSNWVSTMVLHLCIPSIMIVYFLLSCGDQYFSYRRYSKFALPLTCTYPVGYLIFAMIRGEIRFNYYSPEFFKKIYSLSSDSWFWTNIWSADKGVIDKSRHFTQQMWYPYWFLNIHKFTLEEKNGTIFSQSTWPQWFIFFVFAIACFAITFLVVSLQFIYLNWNNKKFYNWHDIEGKLITAEEHAYRKQKAKLKKSTAKNEYKMTLLHKKTAYKVFLKSIKSYPKEERINKIKKIFETRSLEQKIKRASIKQQKVLEKSNKQQIKRFILTLNYKDRPFVKENLREAERYKKLVKKGVIIFKTKYVD; the protein is encoded by the coding sequence ATGAAACTTAATAAAGATTTTGAATTTTCTTTGAAAGTTATGGTTTTGATATTGCTAATGTCTTTTTTAGTATTAGATTTTGTACTTCAAATATATTCACCAAAAAAAACTTTTGAAGGTTTGCCAACAATGGAAAGATTAAATATATACTATTCTTTTTTTACAACACAGTCTAATTATGCAGTAGTTCTTTATTTAGTAGCTGCTTTATTTATGAAAAGAATTTATAATTCTAAACCGGTTTTTGGTATTGAGTTAGCTATGACAGTTTATATCACAGTAACAATGTTAGTTTTTTGATTTGGTCTTTTAGCATCAAGAGATGAAATGGATTCATATTATCCATCAAATTGAGTTTCTACAATGGTTTTACATTTGTGTATACCAAGTATTATGATAGTCTATTTTTTATTATCTTGTGGAGATCAATATTTTTCTTATAGAAGATACTCAAAATTTGCACTTCCTTTGACATGTACTTATCCTGTAGGCTATTTAATTTTTGCAATGATAAGAGGGGAAATAAGATTTAATTATTATTCACCTGAGTTTTTTAAAAAAATTTATTCTCTTTCTTCAGATAGTTGATTTTGAACAAATATATGAAGTGCAGATAAGGGTGTTATTGATAAAAGTAGACATTTTACTCAACAAATGTGATATCCATATTGATTTTTAAATATTCATAAATTTACTTTGGAAGAGAAAAATGGAACAATTTTCAGCCAAAGTACGTGACCTCAGTGATTTATTTTTTTTGTTTTTGCAATAGCTTGTTTTGCAATAACTTTTTTAGTTGTTAGTTTACAATTTATATATTTAAATTGAAATAATAAGAAATTTTATAATTGGCATGATATTGAAGGAAAACTTATTACAGCTGAAGAGCATGCTTATCGTAAACAAAAAGCTAAATTAAAAAAAAGTACTGCAAAAAATGAATACAAAATGACTTTATTACACAAAAAAACAGCTTATAAAGTATTCTTGAAAAGTATTAAGTCATATCCAAAAGAAGAAAGAATTAACAAAATAAAAAAAATCTTTGAAACTAGATCTTTGGAACAAAAAATAAAGAGAGCTTCTATAAAACAACAAAAAGTTCTTGAAAAATCAAATAAACAACAAATTAAAAGATTTATTCTTACTTTAAATTATAAAGATAGGCCATTTGTTAAAGAAAATCTTAGAGAAGCTGAGCGTTACAAGAAACTTGTAAAAAAAGGAGTTATTATATTTAAAACTAAGTATGTTGATTAG
- a CDS encoding acetate kinase: protein MILVVNAGSSSIKFKLFDIKDSKNPKSLVEGLAERIAVDGKLIIEVNDKKHIFEEEIKDHLQAVELILTKFTELKVIEKTEDIKGIGFRIVHGGDKIVNTVELTQEIKNIIEDNIKLAPLHNPGALTSINAFQKSLPKAKLVGCFDTSYHQTMPEISYMYSVPYKWYTDLKVRKYGFHGISYDYITYKAQEIFNKKKEDLNLIVCHLGNGASICAIKNGKSYNTTMGLTPLAGLMMGTRSGDIDPSILQYVSKETGKNVFEVTDMLNKESGLYGISEISSDMRDVVDAASNNNKQAKLALEIYTQTVTDFVVKFANQINGKIDGIIFTAGIGENASIVREKVVEKCSLLQLSIDSKLNDQKYGDYLKISSNDSKIPVFKLRTNEELMICNETLKFL, encoded by the coding sequence ATGATACTAGTAGTAAATGCAGGAAGTAGCTCAATTAAATTTAAATTATTTGATATTAAAGATTCTAAAAATCCAAAATCTTTGGTAGAAGGATTAGCAGAAAGAATAGCTGTTGATGGTAAATTAATTATTGAAGTTAATGATAAAAAGCATATTTTTGAAGAAGAAATAAAAGATCATTTACAAGCAGTTGAATTGATTTTAACTAAATTCACTGAACTAAAAGTTATAGAAAAAACTGAAGATATTAAAGGTATTGGATTTAGAATAGTACATGGTGGAGACAAAATTGTTAATACAGTTGAATTAACACAAGAAATTAAAAATATAATAGAAGACAATATTAAATTAGCTCCATTGCATAATCCAGGAGCTTTAACTTCAATTAATGCATTTCAAAAAAGTTTACCAAAAGCTAAACTTGTTGGATGTTTTGATACTTCATATCATCAAACAATGCCAGAAATTAGTTATATGTATTCAGTCCCTTACAAATGATATACAGATTTAAAAGTTAGAAAATATGGTTTTCATGGAATTAGTTATGATTATATTACATATAAAGCTCAAGAGATATTTAATAAAAAGAAAGAAGATTTAAATTTAATTGTTTGTCATTTAGGTAATGGTGCAAGTATTTGTGCTATCAAAAATGGAAAATCATATAATACAACAATGGGATTAACTCCTTTAGCTGGTTTAATGATGGGAACAAGAAGTGGAGATATTGATCCATCAATTCTTCAATATGTTTCTAAAGAAACAGGAAAAAATGTATTTGAAGTTACAGATATGTTAAATAAGGAATCTGGTTTGTATGGTATAAGTGAAATAAGTAGTGATATGAGAGATGTTGTTGATGCTGCTTCAAATAATAATAAACAAGCTAAACTAGCTTTAGAAATTTATACACAAACAGTTACTGACTTTGTAGTAAAATTTGCAAATCAAATTAATGGTAAAATTGATGGAATTATATTTACAGCAGGTATTGGAGAAAATGCATCAATAGTAAGAGAAAAAGTTGTTGAAAAATGTTCTTTATTACAATTATCAATTGATTCTAAATTAAATGATCAGAAATATGGAGATTATTTGAAAATATCTTCAAATGACTCAAAAATACCAGTTTTTAAATTAAGAACAAATGAAGAATTAATGATTTGTAATGAAACATTAAAGTTTTTATAA
- the pta gene encoding phosphate acetyltransferase, with translation MWTIKEIENKIKLIENKQKIVFPEGNQLKIQENAQFLVEQNLAKPILLFNSRKEVPDSLNKKIEVVIVDEYNKDEMIEVFLEARKGKLDKPTAIELLKQKTYFGVMMMKMNLADAMICGLEYTTADTLRPALQIIKTAPEYSIASSVFLMSKSEEIFLFTDCALNVEPTSQQLADIALMAADFAKQLNEDNVQVAMLSYSTNGSGIGSNVEKVKGALEILKSKNTKGVIFDGEMQFDSAFDKNVRDKKYPKTKITKKHANVYVFPDLSSGNIGYKIAQRLGDYQAAGPFILGLNKTVNDLSRGATLEDIKQTSIITIFTSMFNGGNK, from the coding sequence ATGTGAACAATAAAAGAAATTGAAAATAAAATAAAATTAATTGAAAATAAACAAAAAATAGTATTTCCAGAAGGAAATCAATTAAAAATCCAAGAAAATGCCCAATTTTTAGTTGAACAAAATTTAGCAAAACCTATACTGTTATTTAATTCAAGAAAAGAAGTACCAGATAGTTTGAATAAAAAAATTGAAGTAGTTATTGTCGATGAATATAACAAAGATGAAATGATTGAAGTTTTTTTAGAAGCTAGAAAAGGAAAACTTGATAAACCAACTGCTATAGAATTATTAAAACAAAAAACTTATTTTGGAGTAATGATGATGAAAATGAATTTAGCTGATGCAATGATTTGTGGCTTAGAATATACAACAGCTGATACTTTAAGACCAGCTTTACAAATTATTAAAACAGCTCCAGAATACTCAATAGCTTCTTCAGTGTTTTTAATGTCAAAAAGTGAGGAAATATTTTTGTTTACAGATTGTGCTTTAAATGTTGAACCAACTTCTCAACAATTAGCAGACATAGCTTTAATGGCAGCAGATTTTGCAAAACAATTAAATGAAGATAATGTTCAAGTAGCAATGTTAAGTTATTCAACTAATGGCTCAGGAATAGGATCTAACGTTGAAAAGGTAAAAGGAGCACTTGAAATATTAAAAAGTAAAAATACTAAAGGTGTAATATTTGATGGAGAAATGCAATTTGACTCAGCATTTGATAAAAATGTTAGAGATAAAAAATATCCAAAAACAAAAATTACTAAAAAACATGCAAATGTTTATGTTTTTCCAGATTTAAGTTCAGGAAATATTGGTTATAAAATAGCTCAAAGACTTGGTGATTATCAAGCTGCAGGTCCTTTTATTTTAGGATTAAATAAGACTGTAAATGACTTGTCAAGAGGAGCTACATTAGAAGATATAAAACAAACATCTATAATTACAATTTTTACATCAATGTTTAATGGAGGAAATAAATAA
- the coaD gene encoding pantetheine-phosphate adenylyltransferase — protein MKSAIYPGSFDPFHEGHLNILLKATKLFDEVILVVTKNISKNNSLDLVQRVDKIKLKIKHLKNVKIEINQNQLTANFAKERKINYIVRGIRDSQTLDYEIELHDGNKSIYSELETVLFLSDNENRKVSSSLLKEIEKYKSES, from the coding sequence ATGAAAAGTGCTATATATCCTGGGAGTTTTGATCCCTTTCATGAAGGACATTTAAATATTTTATTAAAAGCAACAAAACTATTTGATGAAGTGATTTTAGTAGTTACAAAAAATATTTCAAAAAATAATAGTTTAGATTTAGTTCAAAGAGTTGATAAAATTAAATTAAAAATAAAACATTTAAAGAATGTAAAAATTGAAATAAATCAAAATCAACTTACTGCAAATTTTGCAAAAGAGAGAAAAATCAATTATATAGTTAGAGGTATAAGGGATTCTCAAACATTAGATTATGAAATTGAATTACATGATGGTAACAAAAGTATATATAGTGAATTAGAAACAGTTTTATTTTTATCAGATAATGAAAATAGAAAAGTTTCATCTTCTTTATTAAAAGAAATAGAAAAATACAAAAGTGAGAGTTAA
- a CDS encoding type III pantothenate kinase → MKILLIDIGNTTADFRIWDNQANKLTKIIRPLTKDVEWRRSKTLINYFKHNIISFEKIVYVSVVPKWNDILREFASSIGVDIFSLRNDLEINKNDFEIDDINKLGADFISNFYGAIKCYDIKNGVIVSMGTASTIAIIENKKFKGAIICPGLKNSLNCLISSAVLLKDNTYNKSNKKYGTNTVDAINIGAYNAHYTMLSSTVKKLGFNFAIFTGGNSIDFKDEIINDNFIFDEELIFKGLIELNK, encoded by the coding sequence ATGAAAATACTTTTAATAGATATTGGAAATACCACAGCTGATTTTCGCATTTGAGATAATCAAGCAAATAAATTAACAAAAATAATAAGACCTTTAACAAAAGATGTAGAGTGAAGAAGAAGTAAAACTCTAATAAATTATTTTAAACACAACATTATTAGTTTTGAAAAAATAGTTTATGTCTCTGTAGTTCCAAAATGAAATGATATTCTAAGAGAATTTGCAAGTAGCATTGGAGTAGATATATTTAGTTTAAGAAATGACCTAGAAATAAATAAAAATGACTTTGAAATTGATGATATAAATAAACTTGGCGCTGATTTTATTAGTAATTTTTATGGAGCAATAAAATGTTATGACATTAAGAATGGAGTAATTGTTTCTATGGGAACAGCTTCAACAATTGCAATTATAGAAAATAAAAAATTTAAAGGAGCAATAATTTGTCCAGGATTAAAAAACTCTCTAAATTGCTTAATTTCAAGTGCAGTTCTTTTAAAAGATAATACTTACAATAAATCGAATAAAAAATATGGAACAAATACAGTTGATGCTATAAATATAGGAGCTTATAATGCTCATTATACAATGTTAAGTTCAACTGTTAAAAAACTAGGTTTTAATTTTGCAATATTTACTGGTGGAAATTCAATTGATTTTAAAGATGAAATTATTAATGATAATTTCATCTTTGATGAAGAATTAATATTTAAAGGTCTAATTGAACTTAATAAATAA
- a CDS encoding alpha/beta fold hydrolase, producing MKELLIKGYEGKNLHTYIWKDVKTVKGVLQLVHGSCEYSKRYDEFAKFLNENGWIVVSNDHRGHGKTADLNNNELGYFADEDGWNILVKDLKKVNDYIKETYKNQKIVMLGHSMGSFLVRSYAIDFSETIQGLILSGTAWQSNFALKFGKKIAISRQKKYGSKNIDKFIWNLSYKKFNKKFNDKSSTGVEWLSIDENNVKKFNEDPLCGQIFTTSAFKDLFKGLIYIQKNKNIKKIRKDLPIILVSGSNDPVGNYSKGVKKTFKKFKKAKLNIKIKLYENLRHEILFDIDKKLIFADTLNFLNSI from the coding sequence ATGAAGGAATTATTAATTAAAGGATATGAGGGTAAAAATTTGCATACTTATATTTGAAAAGATGTTAAAACTGTAAAGGGAGTTTTACAACTTGTCCATGGTAGTTGTGAATATTCAAAGAGATATGATGAATTTGCAAAGTTTTTAAATGAAAATGGTTGAATTGTTGTTTCAAATGATCATAGAGGTCATGGTAAAACTGCTGATTTAAATAATAATGAACTTGGATATTTTGCAGATGAAGATGGTTGAAATATTTTAGTGAAAGACTTGAAAAAAGTTAATGATTATATAAAAGAAACTTATAAAAATCAAAAAATAGTAATGTTAGGACATTCTATGGGAAGTTTTTTGGTAAGAAGTTATGCTATTGATTTTTCTGAAACTATTCAGGGATTAATACTTAGTGGAACTGCTTGACAAAGTAATTTTGCTTTAAAATTTGGAAAAAAAATTGCTATTAGTAGACAAAAAAAATATGGATCAAAGAATATAGATAAATTTATTTGAAATTTAAGTTATAAAAAGTTTAATAAAAAATTTAATGATAAATCTTCAACAGGAGTAGAATGATTATCAATAGATGAAAATAACGTTAAGAAATTTAATGAAGATCCTTTATGCGGTCAAATTTTTACAACTTCAGCTTTTAAAGATTTATTTAAAGGTTTAATATATATTCAAAAGAATAAAAATATTAAGAAAATAAGAAAAGATTTACCTATAATTTTAGTTTCTGGTTCAAATGATCCTGTTGGAAATTATAGTAAAGGTGTCAAAAAAACATTTAAAAAATTTAAAAAAGCTAAACTTAATATTAAAATAAAACTTTATGAGAATTTAAGACATGAAATTCTTTTTGATATTGATAAAAAATTAATTTTTGCAGATACATTGAATTTTTTAAATAGCATTTAG